The Pleuronectes platessa chromosome 11, fPlePla1.1, whole genome shotgun sequence DNA segment AAACCACAACTCTCCATCTACTATTGTCTGGTGTTGTAATGACTGTGGGGAAAATGGTGCATGGTATTGGATCATAACAGAGTGTTAACTTAGGGGAAGATGGCTTGATTCTCCAAAGATGCACACAGATCCTGAGGTGAAGCAAAACTCCTCAATGACAGGACATCAAAGCCCTAAAGTGCAACTGGGAACAATTTTTGAGCCGTCATGGCCGCCGCACTCTGAACATTAGGGCCTCTCTGCTCCACTGTGGCTCCAACCTTCTTCTCCAGGGCAGGAAAGAGCTCAGACTGAAGAGATTTTAATCTCACAGCTCCCCCTGAGGCAAGCAACTGCTACAGTGACGGACTACACTGCAGAATGAGTGAATCATCTGTcgttttttttctattctttgTGATGCGACACACTGTACAGgtcatattaataatcatgaatcAGTAACCTCTTGATTATACGGTAGAGAAGAGACCCTCAACTCCAGTCGATGTACCAAATGTTACTCAGCACAAACACGACTCTGTGTACAAAGTGCATTGTAGATGTAAATTGGCAACGTTTCAATATCCAAAAGCACACTTTATTATTATATGGGCACATAACTATGCATGTAACATTATCAGGGCATTCTGTGCTTTTAGTTTCTCAATCAGCCAAACGACCACTGGCGCTCTAAAACACTCAAGCACCTGCTATCTGTTCATGGGTACCAAATAATAAAAGCTCTggacctgtctgtgtgtgtggccactGATCTCACTGGTGTTTCCATCGGCTACACTGTGAACGATGAAATGTAACATGAAAAATGTGTCTTCTCTCTTTCACTAATGAGCACTCAGAAAGTACAGCTCAGGCTGGTGGTAAGTAGACAGAGAAATATTAATTGTGGCCTGATGATGGCACTCAAGATAAAGACAAGGGGTTACCATAGTGATTTGGATTATACTCCAGGGAGACTTTCCTTTGACATAGACATAATAGTTATATAGCAAATGTCAAGGCATCAATAGTTGAAATTGTTTAATCGGGATGAGAGAGTTGGACCGTCTGACAGAATGATATGCTCATcttgaagcaaaacaaaatggaTGCTGCGTTATATCTTCTGTGGTGCTGGAGGAACTTTCattatgtctgaaaaataaaccctgctgatgtcatcagggtttttGTGGTTATTTTAAATTACTAAATTTGTGACAGCAGTTAGGAAGACTTGGAGGCAAGGATGGAGTTTCTGATGAAAGGTGATATAAAGTTACAATATAGGAAATGTAGATTATTTAATAAAGGATGGTTTGacccatatataaatatatatataaagatagagGCCATGACAgccccccaaaagtgaagccagtgtTTTGACTGCAATATAGGTCACAACTGCCAATTTATGGAAGAGCAATGCTGAAAACCCAGAGTAGCActttaaagttattaaaaaccaaatGCTGCCCAGTGAATAGACGGACGAGAGGATGTGGGAAGTATTGAAAGAAAACTTATTGAAGCTGTCTTCAGTCATTTTCAAAGACTCATCCTGCAGTTGCCAATAATAAAAGAATCCCTCCCTGCAGACTCTGATTCGACTTCGACAGACTTACTTCTCTGTACCGACCGACCAATAATAACTCCCTGTAGTGGAGTTTCTTTTTTGACATCTCATTCCTATATTAGTGTCCAGAGTAACCTCAGCTCAGAAAAAACCTCAAGTGgtgttttttcctctcagactgctCCGAGTCTGAGGGTCACTCCAACCTATTGATCCTGTCTGGGATTCTTCTGCTCATCAGCTGCCTTCTCAAGTCGACCCCATGACCTTTTGTCAGAAAAACACAGCTGAGCATCAACATTCATtctctatttttttctttatttttctcagaaCAATAAAAATAGTTTAACAAACGAAGACTTCTTCATTCTCTCCAGTTCGCCTTGTATTTATAGCTGAAATGAGACAAATGCCCGATCATGtccatttcctctcctcctggctcCGTTCCCACCCCGGAGCTCCCTCTCCGCCCGTGGCAGGTTTGACAGGGGAGCACCGGGGCCTATTGCTGTGTCTTTTGACGAGGTATACAGGCTATTCAATGATTGGTGACACGTTTTTCGAAGCGGACATCACTGACGTTTGCATCTCGgagcttttcctttttgttcaGAACTGCACCATGCGAGGCCTGTTTGTACACAATCGGTAACATTGAGCAGGTTATGACTGATGACACATCATGCTTGTCATTGACTGGCGGGACGTTAGAGGATAGAAGACACAGTTGTAACTGTGGAAATGCCACATTACCGACACAAGAGACGAAGACGAGATAACTGACGGGTCTCAGATCCTCTGTTTGTCCAGAGGAGATAAAACTGCGATGCGGAGGGTCCCTGAGGGAAATGAAGAACGTTGGTTTGAATGCACAAGAAagtcataaacaaacacataggATTAATGGTTAGCTTCAAAAACGGAGCAGCTATCATTACATTGCAGTGATACTGAATAATTACATGGAAGGAAGTGGACCTCTTATGCAGCATGTGCAACCTATAGAACTAaaagccttttctttttttttacagtacttCAAGCACCTTCTAAATGTCATAAAGCAAATGGGCCCTCGAAAAGCACTCAACGGAAATGTCACATAACTGGGTTTATACAGTTTTCACTTCTCAGTAAGTACGTAGATCTGAGGAGTTTATGTAGCTGTAGCAacaatattgtttttaaatgaatctgAGATGAATTTCACTCTTGGCAAAATCTACTGAGGCTGTAGATTTAGGCAAAAAGTGGATGGCGAGCGTGACACCGATTAAACTCAGCACAGATGGGACAGAGAGTTGaagcttgttgttttttttcctataGCACGAGACTGTGGTGTCCCGGATCCCTCCTGGAAGTTGATTATAATGGGATCCTTGTGTGGCGTTACCGTCCCTCCTCGCCAACTGAATACAATCACATGAATCAGGGCTGAATGGCTGAACAATCAAcagcagaggaaatgaaagaTGCCTGAGTAGTTGTGGCTATTGTGCACCTGATCAGGACAGAGGTATCAATACAGTCTGAACAAACATAAGATGTCATACTAATCAAACTTGAAAGAGTTCAAAACATAGAAATATTATACAACagagaaaagatgaaaaaaaaaaaaaaaaagctaaattacTGCGACCCATAAGAGATGAGAGCGGCAGAAGAGATATAGCAAAaccagacagagggacagaagcAGAAAACCTTTGCGTCCATGTCAGAGTATTAATACAGTAGTCCAGAGGTCTGAATGTAATAGTGGTGGATTCGAGCACCATCTCTATGGCTGGGGGTCAGAGGGTCACTAGTCAAATCAGGTTGGAGGTTTATGGCTGTCAGGGCTGGTTTCCAGTGCAGAGCGGCGGGCTGGCACAGTGATGAGGATAATGACGTCTTAGTGTCACATCGGatcacacagcagacacacagtcacagagcaGGAGTGGGCCGGCTGGACCGCGGGGGCCCCAAATGTACCCGGTGGGCACTAAACAGTCCAAAGGCCTGGCCTTTAGTGTTCCCATAGTTCAGTGGAGCTCCAACACAGTGCGGACAGGATAAAATGAAGCTGGATGTAGTCAAAGATCAAATGTTGAGAAGGGATCGATACATATCGTCGAGGGAGCAGTTCAACTAAGCCACACGGCCTATAGAACAGGTGGACGTGTGTTTGTCCTTTTCAGTCAGTTGTTTCAGGCCCAAACCAGAAGGGAGCTGAAGGCTCATTAGTTTGAGGGTTAAATCCTCTTCTTCACTGGtcgaccccccccccgctgggccCATGTGCTGAGTGCTCCTGTACAACACAAAGGAGATGGGTTAGACTCACACATCATGGATTGAATCAAAAAAGATAATCAGTAttaagaatagaataaaaatcaagaataataattaaaaaaaaaataaaataaaaaactctcCAAAGTATCGAGCATGCtagcatgttaacatgcacaTAGGAGTTAGGGTTACAAGCATGTATAATATTCCTAATATGAACCATAGTTAGCTAGCTTGCATGCTAACATATGCTAACGAGCACTAAAAACAAAGTGCAGCTGAGGCTAATGGGACTGTCATTATTTTTGCAGCTtgataaaaacatatttgatgtgTTGACGGTACAAGAGGAAAAGACTGAGGATCAACAAAGTCTTTAGGGTTCATCTGTGAATGTAAGCAAAAAATGTCACTATAAATCCATCCAATAATTGTATTTCAGTGGAGATGAGACTGTCTCTAGAGCTGCTCACTAAGCTGAAAAgtaaaattacatttcattCCCATTTctaccttcaccaaggaggttatgttttcatagcCGTCAGTCAGTACGATAACTCAATAACCAGTCAACCAATTTCCATTCGATTTCAACGGGGCAAGTATGAACTAAAGgagaaaccattacattttggacCAGATCCCAATATAAACGGGCAGATTTGTCCCCAATGTCTTTAACATGGTGACATTTGAGTAAATTCTGAAGACACTGTAATGACACTCGGTGGAGCGCACACCTCCGTCAAGGCCCAGCCGTCGCCTTGacttcaatcaagctgcagcaaatttcacacactcagacatcAGCTCCTGAAAAGAGCCTATGAATTACTCTCTgtagaaaatgtggaaaaacgcACGCTGAAATtggtcattgtttttgtgtgacctcttttactaaacaaacaatccaacaaacaaatggaaaggGGTGGAAACACAACCTCATTGGCCACTCAGTTTCAGCGCAGGTATCCTTTTAGATGCGAATTTGACAGATGGGTTTGTGAAGTTTAAAAATATGACaattaaattactttatttgcaaacacaaattacacaaaaagtTTCAGATAATAAATATTTGAAGTCTGCTGTCCTCCATTTTTGTCCACATTTAGTAAACATGAATTCTTTGTTAATCCACAATCTGCAAAATGTCTTTTGTTACTAAATCAGAGAAGAAACTGTAGCTTACCTTTCATTTTATAACTACACGGTTTCTGTAAAAACTTAAGTTAATAGATTTCTTCATCCAAACACTTCCAGTGGCCTGTGGCAGTTCCTTCATTTTCATACAAGTTTCATCCAAAGatagagcagaagaggaggccTTCATAGCAACAGCCACTGGTGATTCAAAAACATCTTGTAGCTCAAGTAGGGGTCTGCAGTGACATTCAATCAACCCCCACGCGAATTATCCACGTCTTGAAAAATTTCACTTGTTCCATTTTCAGATTTCTccagtgttttttgtttgtcatatttatgcttcttctgctccagtgagggggaaaaaactccAAAAATCATCTTCTGTTTTGCATTGAAGGCCGAGTCACTCGTCAACAAACACTGAGTCGTCCATTGCCTTaaaagttaatatatatatatttgtatataaaaaaagggAGTTCATAAATTATTCAACAATGTTCAGTAGATAAAATACCACTTGCATTTCTGTCCTGAAATGATCACTTTGTGCTTTctgcaaacaaaaaacattgaaaaagaAGCAGCAAATTTTTGCCAGAGGTTAATCcatataaaacaaaatattgtCTCTTGAAATCTTAAAGGTTCGCTCTATCTGTGTCGATTGGTTAATCCGTTGCTATTTGTGGCCGGCTCCTCCAGCTCGTCGTCTTCAAAGCCGTGAAAGGTGGAAGTGTCGCTCTCTGAGGTGGTGCCGAAAAGCTCCTCGGCTCCGGTGAAGGTCCGgtcttccttctcttctctgcGGGCGGCTGGGACACAGGATAGAGTCAGTGAGCAGGTGACGGGTAAAAAAAATGGCAGACAGCACCAAACAAAGGCTACAACATCTCTTCATTTCATAATTTCTTCCCAATGATCCATTGTGGAGAAGCACTTTGGAATCAgttagaacacacacaaaaaaacgtcGAACTATCTACTCACTTGTGCATTGGCAGGCTGAGAAGGGAGACCCAGATTTACCCGTTTTCTTTCCCTGGCATTTATTACAGTAGTTGCTGGGAATGCTCGTCCCACCTGGACCTTTTGGACCTGTGGGGCATTTACAGGTAAACAAGTTGGCAGGCAAACTTGGTCAAAACCTTGTATAAGGTGGTACCGTACAGGGGCAATGTGCAAAACTGATGACTTAGttgaaagttgttgtttttttgcaacCACAATTGTTCGATTACCCGGtacatgaaaacattgtgtcaTATTTACATTCCGTCTTGTGTCAGTCGGTTTCAGCCTTTTTATCTGTTTGCACATCGAATCAATCGGACATGAAACAGACTTTGTACTGGGGGTTGAGAGGATAAAGTCCATTTAATGTCCAGTTCAACAGATTGAtattcacacaaacagctgtAGGTGTCTAGAAGGATGATGGCGAGAAGCGTTCAGTGCCATGGCAGTTTGTGTCTCCATCAGGGTAACAACTCTACACTCAGTGAATTGAGTTTCTGACAGGACACCACTTGCGACTGTCATTTACAAAAGAAGTCACTAAAGTGGTCTGATAATAGAAACTACTTGCAGCAGCCGATGGAGAAACAACCAAACCTCTGGTGTAACTGTATCAATCATTAAGGGCCATGTCGGGATGTAGAGCTGGACTCTAGCTGGTTTGGCCAAACATTTGAGGGGTTGGTgcaaaataaatcatattttctaGTACCTTACTTCATGTAGGTTAAACTGTGCCCCTTCAACAAACAacgttttttaattatttcataaaaaaaaaggaaaaaaagaaactgtaGGTGTGTTCATTCCGTTAGCCATGCAAGATCCAAGGGTCTCATTATTAAGACACATTGAATATACGGATATGTCACGGCCTTTGTTAAACCTTTAGTATTGAAACTGAGGCGTTAAATTGTGTAGACACATGTATACTTGTATCTTTTTGTCTAGTTTACTTCCTGATTATGGTAACAAGTTCTTTGGATTGGCTTCTCAAGTTAACAGGATGGATGGTAGACATGGTAGAGATCCCTGTGTCCTCTTAGTGCATCAAGTGGGGGTTGAAACATGTACTGCCTCGATAAGAGTGAACACTTAACTTGCGTTTGAGCACTGACAGCAGATTGTGGCTGATCTGACATATCGCTGTTTCCTGATTTTCAGGCCCTGCAGTATGAAGCAGCTTTTTGTATATGACATTTTTGGTTTGGTTTCAGAAACCAGTCACTGAAATGAAATGGGATCAGCAGGCAGGCTTCTTACGtttgtgtctgtcagtctgtggtACAGAGGGCGATCTGGACGCCACCTTGTTCCTCTCTCCAGCTCTGTTCTCCTCCGCCAGGTGGGAATGGGTGTAGTGGTAACTGAGTCCTGTACGGTTCCTGTAGCGCTTTGCACAGACTGCAACAAAACAATAGGCAAATGTTCAGTCACAcaatatatgaataaatgtaaatttTCTGACCACTTATCTATAGGATGAGAGTTTTGTCATAAAtgggtaaaataaaaaaggcatCATTGCATTTGATGGAGGTGAATATTCAGCGTCTGGGtccaaaaggtaaaaaaaaggaGCATTTTAGGATTTCATTGCAACAGtcagtcaaataaaacaaaaccccaGACAGCAGAGTAACCATATCTCAGATTATCAGCACCAGGGAGTTTCAGTCAGAGAAAAGTAAGCTAATATTAGAGCCTGAATCAATAACCAGGACTGCCAACACAACCGCTCAACaatctgtcaaaataaaaatcctttaAAGACGAGAGACCAAAAGTGTGAACAAATGAAGGTACCTGAGGTCGAAGATTTTGAgttctgcttttgtttgtttttgtctgaaacagaaaagacacaatgaGATTGTGCGTTTCAAGATCCGTTTTATCAGCTGATGTAAAATCCAATACCCCTTAACTGGATTTTCCACATGCATTTTGCATGAACAGGGAAAAGTTCATGAGTGAGACAATGGTAACTCTAGTTCTGCTTTTAACTGTAAAAACTGTGTTCAAGTTACACTGGTTGGTCATTTTTCACAAAGACCACCCTGAGGTTGTTTAAGAGTAACTTCCTGACATGTGGATATTCCAGATAAAAAAGGTTTGaagaaaaagtcaaattaagCATCTCATCTATATTTTACCATGCCCTTGAAATGTAGCTTCCGTCTTCAATCCCACTAACAAGATAATGATAAATTTGGGTACagttatactgtatatatatttgtgttgtgaATTATGTGTACAATATATGGAATGTTCTTTTGTCAAGATTAAGTGCAAAAATCACAGTGACTCTTACAAGGATAGTTCACACAAAAATGGAAATTCCCTTATTATCTACTCATCACTATGTCGATGGAGGCGGGGGGGTACAgtcacttctggagtttcaggggtaaacggcTTTGCTGCTAAATCCGATAGTGTTTCCCCTACTATAATATTAGGGGGACGCCCCGCCCTTGAAGGCcaggtaattttttttttatatagcacCAGATCTCAACAAAAGTAATTTAAAGTTACCTTTCCTTTAAAACAGGTCTATAGCTTGCTCTTTTATCAGACAAACGAAATTAActtatgttatttttcttaatAACACAACGTCATGTCATTTCTGTCTCTACATGATCGTGCGTTTAGATTTCCCTAGAAATCCTGAtgcgcacacaagcacacacagacacgtgtgCGCAGACACAGTTGAGAACACTCCCACCAGCATTTACTTCAACTGTATTGTATAATGACTGAATTTTCATCTTTCTGAAAACTCACCAACTACTAGgatatatcagtaaaaaatGATCTctaaggcccaatcccatttcacccatTCTCCTCACCCCTTGTTTTCAAGAGTTATCTTGGCCCTTGAAACAGTCACAAAGGTTAGATGTTGAAATCTTCCCCTTCAAATTGGGAATGCACTTCAAGAAGCCGCTACATCATCAATAGTCATCGTGAAAACCCGACACATCATCATTAGTCGTCGATGTAAACATACACGACAACTTTTGAATAAACCAATGCCTTTTCTTGCGCTAAAGTGACAAACCTATAATATCCTAATAACATCAATGCTAATGCAGGTGAATCAATGACATTTGCCATTCATCCAATGGAAAATTAAAAGCTTGGTGGCTCTACCATATTTCACGTATGAATCAAAAGCACACAGGCTACTAGCAGGGGTCTGTAGAAGCCCTGCAAAGATGCTTTGTTATTAGAGGAACAGTATTATTGGAATTTTTAAATCCTTAAAAATTGAGAAAATACTACATTTGAGGGTCTCTTGCtggtagggctgctcgattatggaaaatataatcacgattattttggacaatatcaaaatcacgattatttaaacgattattaatatgtgcccttattctgaagtctatgttttatttttttaatcacttccggttccggtaaacaccgatgacggctgcgtgtcttattcctccgtgaaaccagcatatcggtgcccggttattcaaacccttaatgatggcaaccctaccACTCTCTGACCGACTGActggcgcggagaaatgcgggtccggtctgaccggtctgaacagccaggggggagcgcgcttgagaatagctgTGCGCGGCGCGGCAgctacatggtctgctgctgccctccctgcttttccactcgtgCTGTTTTTTCACCgccgatcaccacacacacaaatcgcctccttcactttacagctgcttgagaatgagtgccagtcagctgggccgctgaatgctttgcgggaaggactgaattgcgcatgcgtGTATTtttcgaaaaaaatgccaaataatcgtttcaactcgattatagtagtttagagatcgtttgaccccataatcgtaataCCGAtaaaatttcgattaatcgagcagtcCTACTTGCCGGTGaaaggcattctgggaaattcTCATAGCCCCCGGTTTGAAGTGTGGGTTGGAACACTTGTCCTAACAAGTATCGggacagcccccccaccccccacatgCGAACACGCAAAACGGAGGGAAAGGgagaaggggtgaaatgggacaGGGCCTTACTGTCACAGACGTATGGCTTGTCATCATCCAGGTCTGTCCTCCTGCGGCCTGAACCCCGACCCTGAGGAAAAAATACCCCATTAACCCTTATCAAAGATATATGAACCTTCCAACAAATAAGCTGCtgcatcatatatatataaatattgtatgTATATGAGAAAGGCATGCCTAAGCCACTACCTCAGCTAAACAACTTAAATGTGATTTGATGTGATTGGAGAAGAAACATAAAACCTTGTTTTTTAACAGAAACTGACATGATAGGTCTCCCTGAACGTCTTGGGAGTCCCTGCTCATGTGCAACTGGAGTCCATTTGTCCACTTACTCTGCCTTTGCCCCGATGTCTCTTTTTGGGAGTGTTCACCTCgtagtcatcatcatcattgaaaGCGTCTTCTGCTGCGTCTGCTTCCAGAACCCTctgagacacagggagacagagcCACAGACACAGATAAATGTCTGATGTCATCATATTCTTTATTGATCGAATTTGTTTAGTACCAGTAGGGTGAATTTGTAAGTTATTTAAATCATGGCTCTCCAGCCTTTGTTTTCTTCCATGTTGATTCCAAAGGTACATTATATGGAATGTAATTATCTGGCGATGTCTTCTTGTGACAGAGATCGAAATAATAACTCGGACTGACAGACATTTTTTGACTGAAGTTTCTTTTTTTGATCTTTTACATGATTGTGTGGACGTTACTCATTAGTTTCATATATAACAGTGAGTAATTGGGAAATCAAAGTTGAAGCAGTTCACTTGTCCAAACTGCCTCTCAGCGAGACAGCGGTCAGCTAACGAGCCCCGCAGGTCAGCTGGAAAAACTTGGCAAGTTGCCTTGACAACCAGTCGGGGCGCAACACTTCCCTGTCCGAGCCGGGGCCCTCAGTCGCTTGAGTGACACCACTgaacatttacaatttaaacATTTGGCTGACGAGCTTAACCAGAAAAACACAGGGACTGAACCGACCTGGATCTCCAGCAGACTATCCTCGTCGTTCTTCGCGTTCCTCTTGTCTAGACCCTCTCCCCGCAGCAGCGCCTCCAGTGTGGTGCTCTGGGTGGGCAAGGCGTCCTTGGACATGAGGCTGCCGTCTGCACAACAACAAGCAACACATGATGACTCAGCAAAACATGAGCTAAGTGTTTATACTATCACGCCATGCCAACACATCTACGGTCTAATGTTCACTTTAGGTAAAAAAGTCCCACAGGTGTTTTAACCAATGCTGTAAATACTCAAATTGTTCTGCTGTTCTCTGTAACACATGGCATCTTTGGACtttccgtcctgggagagggatccttcaCATGAGgctttctacgttctttttccCCTGTTAAAACGTTTTCTTTTGGTTGTAGTTTCTCCTTTCTTTTGTTGAGGGTTAGGGgcagatgatgtcacaccttgttggAAACCAACATTCATAACGTCTCTCGACTTAATCTGCTCATGTTGGTTAATTCTGTTAATACTTTATACTCAA contains these protein-coding regions:
- the LOC128451373 gene encoding zinc finger protein DPF3, whose product is MAAVIQNPLKALGDQFYKEAIEQCRSYNARLCAERSVRLPFLDSQTGVAQNNCYIWMERHHRSPGVSAGQMYTYPARCWRKKRRLHNATDPRLGIYGLQLDGSLMSKDALPTQSTTLEALLRGEGLDKRNAKNDEDSLLEIQRVLEADAAEDAFNDDDDYEVNTPKKRHRGKGRGRGSGRRRTDLDDDKPYVCDNKNKQKQNSKSSTSVCAKRYRNRTGLSYHYTHSHLAEENRAGERNKVASRSPSVPQTDRHKRPKGPGGTSIPSNYCNKCQGKKTGKSGSPFSACQCTTARREEKEDRTFTGAEELFGTTSESDTSTFHGFEDDELEEPATNSNGLTNRHR